In Topomyia yanbarensis strain Yona2022 chromosome 2, ASM3024719v1, whole genome shotgun sequence, one DNA window encodes the following:
- the LOC131683166 gene encoding uncharacterized protein LOC131683166, protein MHFSHGDLSTSRFSYMGLPQGSCLSPLLYNFYANDIDECLDNSCTLRQLADDGVVSVTGPKAVDLQGPLQNTLDNLSAWAIKLGIEFSTEKTELVVFSRKREPAQLQLLLMGQTIAQVFTVKYLGVWFDSKGTLGCHIRYLKQKCQQRINFLRTITGTWWGAQPGDLIRLYQTTILSVLEYGCFCFRSAANIHFIKLEIIQYRCLRIALGCMQSTHTMSLEVLSGVLPLKNRFWELTYRLLIRCDILNPLVIENLERHVELNSQTRFMSLYFDYMTQNINPSSYNPNRVLFINTSESTVFFDTSMKDEIIGIPDHIRPQVVPNIFYNKFREVDCSKMFYTDGSNLEGSTGFGIFNQKFTASYKLSDPASVYAAELAAIQYTLGVIDTLPADHYLIVSDSVSSIDAIRSMKHGKHSSYFLGKIRELLSALSDKSFQFTLVWVPSHCSIPGNEKADSLAKVGAIEGDVFERPICFHEFFSIIHQRTLESWQTSWSNGVLGRWLHLIVPKVSTKPWFKGMDVGRDFIRVMSRLMVNHYTLDAHL, encoded by the exons atgcatttttcgcatggtgacttatcgacatcacgatttagctatatgggccttccccagggttcatgtctaagccccctgttatacaatttctacgccaacgacattgatgaatgtcttgacaattcctgcacgttaagacaacttgcagacgatggcgtggtgtctgttacgggacccaaagctgtcgatctacaaggaccattacagaataccttggacaatttgtctgcatgggctattaaactgggtatcgaattctccacggagaaaactgagctagttgtattttctaggaagcgtgaaccagcacaactacagcttctattaatgggtcaaactatagctcaggtcttcacagtaaaatatctaggggtctggttcgactcgaaaggtactttgggatgccatattcggtatctgaaacagaaatgccaacaaaggatcaactttcttcgtacaataaccggaacgtggtggggtgcccaacCAGGAGACCttattaggttgtatcaaacaacgatactgtcggtactggaatacggatgcttctgctttcgatccgccgcgaacatacatttcatcaaactcgaaataattcagtatcgttgtttgcgtatcgccttagggtgcatgcagtcgacccatacgatgagtctcgaagtcctgtcgggcgttctcccgctgaaaaatcgattttgggaactcacatatcgattgctcattcgatgcgatattttgaacccgttggtgattgaaaatttagaaaggcatgttgagctcaattctcagacccgttttatgtccctgtactttgactacatgacgcaaaatattaatccgtCTTcctacaatcccaaccgtgtgcttttcataaatacttctgaatctactgttttcttcgacacatccatgaaagatgagattattggaattccggaccacatacgcccacaagtggttccaaatattttttataataaattccgagaagtcgactgttctaagatgttttatactgacggatcaaacctcgaagggtccactggcttcggtatttttaatcaaaagttcaccgcctcctacaaactcagtgaccccgcttcagtttacgccgcagaactagctgctattcagtatacccttggagtcattgacacattacccgcagaccattacttaatcgtctcggatagtgtgagttctattgacgctattcgctcgatgaaacatggaaagcattcctcgtattttttggggaaaatacgggagctactgagtgctttatctgacaaatctttccagtttaccttggtgtgggtcccttctcattgctccattccgggcaatgagaaggcggactccttagctaaggtgggtgccattgaaggtgac gtttttgaaagaccaatttgcttccacgaatttttcagtattattcatcagagaaccctcgaaagttggcaaacctcgtggagcaatggggtgctaggaaggtggctacatttgatagtccctaaggtatcaacgaaaccttggttcaaggggatggatgtgggtcgtgacttcattcgtgtgatgtcccgactcatggtgaaccattacacgctggatgcacatctctga